A single window of Chlamydia ibidis 10-1398/6 DNA harbors:
- the infB gene encoding translation initiation factor IF-2, producing MEKAKLTKNLKLKIKNAQLTKAAGLDKLKQKLAQAGSSETKSSSEKPSAKAPAKEKAVKKAVVSTSAVAPSEPVSTDSSLRRIRAKNRSSFVSEEQESSTLITPTPELESGSISPSAEESESLELKESTNDSVENTASALVDDEIVLDLEPESQTISQPAVPPPPPLPEKPKEPRSVVSIKSKFGPTGKHINHLLAKTFKAPDKQEKSVAKERQPSSPNKPANSQGSAESVGHKQHSPNSNNRPSSPVFHRKDSSKKSGSDFRDRSKKSEENLRAFTGRDRYGLNDGNEDEKWRKKRVQKVKKHYDEHTIQRPTHIKVPLPITVKDLAAEMKLKASELIQKMFIHGMTYVVNDILDNETIVQFIGLEFGCTIDIDSSEQDKLCIESNTVKEEIQATDPDKLVTRSPIVAFMGHVDHGKTTLIDALRKSNTAATEAGAITQHMGAFCCSTPVGDITILDTPGHEAFSAMRARGAEVCDIVVLVVAGDEGIKEQTIEAVEHARSANITIVVAINKSDKPNFNVETIYRQLSEINLLPEAWGGTTVTINTSAKTGEGLPELLEMLALQAEVLELKADPSARARGLVIESELHKGLGAVATILVQNGTLHLGEALVFNDCYGKVKTMHNEHNQLMQEAAPSTPVLITGLSSIPKAGDSFVVVKNEKTAKEIIEARVAGQQRFALLQKKRPNFDAMLQNKKTLKLIIKADVQGSIEALASSILNIVSTKVSAEVLSSGVGEISESDIRLAAASKAVVIGFHTGIESHAESLIKNLGVKVELFNIIYHAVDAIKEMMTSLLDPIAEERNLGSAEIKETFKSSQLGVIYGCLVIEGSMTRNQKVRVIRNKEVVWKGNLSSLKRIKEDVREVKKGLECGILLEGYHQGQVGDILQCYEVIYHPQKL from the coding sequence ATGGAGAAGGCAAAATTGACGAAAAACCTAAAATTGAAGATTAAGAACGCTCAATTAACAAAAGCTGCTGGTTTAGATAAGCTTAAACAAAAGTTAGCTCAAGCAGGATCTTCAGAAACGAAAAGTTCCTCAGAAAAGCCTTCTGCTAAAGCTCCAGCAAAAGAGAAAGCTGTAAAAAAGGCAGTTGTTTCGACTAGTGCAGTTGCTCCTAGTGAACCTGTTTCTACGGATTCATCTCTTCGTAGGATTAGGGCGAAAAACCGCTCTTCTTTCGTGTCTGAGGAGCAGGAGTCTTCCACTTTAATCACTCCCACTCCTGAGCTAGAATCGGGATCAATCTCTCCTTCTGCAGAAGAAAGTGAAAGTCTCGAATTAAAAGAAAGCACTAATGACTCTGTTGAAAATACAGCGTCCGCGCTTGTGGATGACGAAATCGTATTAGATTTAGAACCAGAATCTCAGACGATTTCGCAGCCAGCTGTACCTCCGCCGCCGCCTCTCCCTGAAAAACCTAAAGAGCCTAGATCTGTTGTGTCGATTAAATCAAAGTTTGGGCCTACTGGTAAACACATTAATCATTTGCTAGCAAAAACCTTCAAGGCTCCTGATAAGCAAGAAAAAAGTGTTGCTAAGGAACGTCAACCCTCCTCTCCCAATAAGCCAGCAAACTCTCAGGGATCAGCAGAAAGCGTCGGGCATAAACAACACTCTCCTAATAGCAATAATCGTCCATCCTCTCCTGTCTTTCATCGTAAAGATTCTTCAAAAAAATCTGGTTCTGATTTTCGAGATCGTTCTAAAAAATCTGAAGAAAATCTTAGAGCTTTTACTGGGAGAGATCGCTACGGTCTGAATGATGGTAACGAAGATGAGAAATGGCGCAAGAAACGTGTCCAAAAAGTAAAGAAACACTATGATGAACACACCATTCAACGCCCTACCCACATTAAAGTTCCTTTGCCAATCACGGTGAAAGATCTTGCCGCTGAGATGAAGTTGAAGGCATCTGAGTTGATACAGAAAATGTTCATTCATGGCATGACATACGTAGTCAACGATATTCTGGATAATGAGACAATCGTTCAATTTATTGGTCTTGAGTTCGGTTGTACGATTGATATCGACTCTTCTGAACAAGATAAACTTTGCATTGAAAGCAATACTGTCAAAGAAGAAATACAGGCCACGGATCCTGATAAACTAGTCACTCGATCCCCTATTGTTGCCTTCATGGGACACGTTGACCATGGAAAGACTACACTTATTGATGCTCTAAGAAAGAGTAATACAGCAGCTACAGAGGCTGGTGCAATTACACAACATATGGGGGCATTTTGTTGCTCTACTCCAGTCGGAGACATTACTATTCTAGACACTCCTGGTCACGAAGCATTTTCTGCAATGAGGGCGAGGGGAGCAGAAGTTTGCGATATTGTAGTTTTAGTTGTAGCTGGTGATGAGGGTATAAAAGAACAAACCATAGAAGCTGTTGAACACGCTCGTTCTGCAAATATTACGATTGTAGTTGCGATTAATAAGTCTGATAAACCCAATTTTAACGTTGAGACAATCTATCGACAGCTTTCAGAAATTAATCTTTTACCGGAAGCTTGGGGTGGCACTACAGTGACCATCAATACTTCAGCAAAAACTGGAGAAGGGTTACCCGAACTTCTAGAAATGCTAGCGTTACAAGCTGAAGTTCTAGAACTTAAAGCTGACCCTTCAGCTCGCGCTCGCGGTCTAGTTATTGAGTCAGAACTACATAAAGGGCTGGGCGCTGTTGCTACCATTTTGGTTCAAAACGGAACCCTACATCTTGGAGAAGCTTTAGTCTTTAATGACTGTTATGGTAAAGTAAAAACTATGCATAATGAGCATAACCAATTAATGCAAGAAGCAGCTCCCTCAACTCCTGTATTAATCACTGGACTATCAAGTATCCCGAAGGCTGGCGATTCCTTTGTCGTTGTCAAAAACGAGAAAACCGCGAAAGAAATTATTGAAGCTAGGGTGGCTGGTCAGCAACGTTTTGCTTTGCTACAGAAGAAACGTCCTAACTTCGATGCAATGCTCCAAAATAAGAAAACCCTAAAGCTCATCATCAAAGCCGACGTTCAGGGTTCTATTGAAGCTTTGGCAAGTTCTATTCTCAATATAGTTTCAACGAAGGTAAGTGCTGAGGTTCTTTCCAGTGGAGTGGGAGAAATATCTGAATCAGATATACGTTTGGCGGCTGCCTCAAAAGCAGTGGTCATTGGTTTTCATACTGGAATTGAGAGCCATGCAGAATCTTTGATTAAAAATTTGGGAGTTAAAGTTGAGCTATTTAATATCATCTATCATGCAGTAGATGCCATTAAGGAGATGATGACTTCCCTATTAGATCCTATTGCTGAGGAAAGAAATCTTGGAAGTGCTGAGATTAAAGAAACATTTAAATCTTCTCAGTTAGGAGTAATCTATGGTTGCTTAGTAATCGAAGGCTCTATGACCAGAAATCAAAAAGTACGGGTTATACGTAATAAAGAAGTTGTTTGGAAAGGTAACCTATCCTCTCTAAAACGTATCAAAGAAGACGTGAGAGAAGTGAAGAAGGGCTTGGAATGCGGTATATTGTTGGAAGGGTATCATCAAGGTCAAGTAGGTGATATTTTGCAATGCTATGAGGTAATTTATCATCCACAAAAACTTTAA
- the rpsA gene encoding 30S ribosomal protein S1: MPKQSEYTWGSKKILDNIDCLSEDVAEFKDLLYSAHGITSSDEEPTSEIQPGAILKGTVVDINNDFVVVDVGLKSEGVIPMSEFIDSSEGLVLGAEVEVYLDQTEDEEGKVVLSREKATRQRQWEYILAHCEEGSIVKGQITRKVKGGLIVDIGMEAFLPGSQIDNKKIKNLDDYVGKVCEFKILKINTERRNVVVSRRELLEAERISKKAELIEQISIGEYRKGIVKNITDFGVFLDLDGIDGLLHITDMTWKRIRHPSEMVELNQELEVIILSVDKEKGRVALGLKQKEHNPWEDIEKKYPPGKRVTGKIVKLLPYGAFIEIEEGIEGLIHVSEMSWVKNVVDPSEVVNKGDEVEAIVLSIQKDEGKISLGLKQTERNPWDNIEEKYPIGLHVHAEIKNLTNYGAFVELEPGIEGLIHISDMSWIKKVSHPSELFKKGSTVEAVILSVDKESKKITLGVKQLSSNPWDEIEAMFPAGSIISGVVTKITAFGAFVELQNGIEGLIHVSELSDKPFAKIEDIISIGDTVSAKVIKLDPEHKKVSLSVKECMNEGHTSEYKEPTLGDLDFEGIMNSDSRKKGK, translated from the coding sequence ATGCCAAAACAATCTGAATACACTTGGGGATCCAAAAAAATTCTTGATAATATAGATTGCCTCTCGGAAGACGTAGCTGAGTTCAAAGATCTTCTCTATTCAGCTCATGGAATTACTTCAAGCGATGAGGAACCTACTAGTGAGATACAACCTGGCGCCATCCTAAAAGGTACTGTAGTTGATATCAATAATGACTTTGTGGTCGTTGATGTTGGTCTGAAATCTGAAGGGGTTATACCTATGTCAGAGTTTATTGACTCTTCCGAGGGTTTAGTTCTTGGTGCTGAGGTAGAGGTTTACTTAGATCAAACTGAGGACGAAGAAGGCAAAGTTGTTTTATCCAGAGAAAAGGCTACTCGCCAGAGACAGTGGGAATATATTTTAGCCCATTGTGAAGAAGGGTCGATCGTTAAAGGTCAAATTACACGCAAAGTCAAAGGTGGACTTATTGTTGATATTGGGATGGAGGCTTTCCTTCCTGGCTCTCAAATTGACAATAAAAAAATCAAAAATCTTGATGATTACGTCGGAAAAGTTTGTGAATTTAAGATTCTAAAAATTAATACTGAGCGGCGTAACGTTGTTGTTTCGAGAAGAGAGTTGTTGGAAGCAGAACGAATCTCGAAAAAAGCTGAATTGATCGAGCAAATTTCTATCGGCGAATATCGTAAAGGTATTGTTAAAAATATTACAGACTTCGGTGTGTTCTTAGATCTCGACGGTATTGACGGTCTTCTTCATATCACAGATATGACATGGAAAAGAATTCGCCACCCTTCTGAAATGGTAGAACTTAATCAAGAACTTGAAGTTATTATTCTAAGTGTTGACAAAGAGAAAGGTCGGGTAGCTCTGGGTCTGAAACAGAAAGAACACAACCCTTGGGAAGATATTGAGAAAAAATACCCTCCAGGGAAACGCGTAACAGGCAAAATTGTAAAACTGCTTCCTTACGGAGCATTTATCGAGATTGAAGAAGGTATAGAAGGCTTAATTCACGTTTCTGAGATGTCTTGGGTTAAAAATGTTGTTGACCCTAGTGAAGTTGTAAACAAAGGTGATGAGGTCGAAGCTATCGTTTTGTCAATCCAGAAAGACGAAGGCAAGATTTCTTTGGGCTTAAAACAAACAGAACGAAATCCTTGGGACAATATTGAAGAAAAATATCCTATTGGATTGCATGTTCACGCTGAGATTAAAAATTTAACCAACTATGGTGCTTTTGTAGAGCTTGAACCGGGAATTGAAGGGCTGATACATATTTCTGATATGAGTTGGATAAAAAAGGTTTCTCACCCTTCTGAATTATTCAAAAAAGGCAGCACAGTTGAAGCAGTAATTCTTTCTGTAGATAAAGAGAGCAAAAAAATTACCCTAGGTGTTAAACAATTGAGTTCTAATCCTTGGGACGAAATCGAAGCGATGTTCCCAGCAGGCAGCATCATTTCTGGGGTCGTAACTAAAATCACTGCGTTTGGCGCTTTTGTAGAGCTGCAAAACGGGATTGAAGGCTTAATTCACGTGTCAGAACTCTCTGATAAGCCGTTTGCCAAAATTGAAGATATTATCTCCATAGGAGACACGGTTTCGGCAAAGGTGATTAAATTAGATCCTGAACATAAAAAAGTCTCCCTTTCTGTTAAGGAATGCATGAACGAAGGTCATACTTCCGAGTATAAGGAACCAACTTTGGGTGATCTAGATTTTGAAGGCATCATGAATTCAGACAGCAGGAAGAAAGGAAAGTAA
- the acpS gene encoding holo-ACP synthase, with amino-acid sequence MEILHTGIDIIEISRIRAAIERHGVRMLNRLFTTQEQDYCFQSTNPYPSLAARYAAKEAVSKALGTGIGKKIGWKDIEIIRTNGQPEVLLNKKIREELQVKKVLLSFSHSREYATAVAIVLAQETFSV; translated from the coding sequence ATGGAAATATTGCATACCGGAATTGACATTATAGAGATTAGTAGAATCCGTGCGGCCATAGAAAGACATGGGGTCAGAATGTTAAACCGTCTGTTTACTACGCAAGAACAAGACTACTGTTTTCAGTCTACGAATCCCTATCCTTCTTTAGCTGCTAGATATGCAGCCAAAGAAGCTGTTTCCAAAGCACTAGGGACTGGCATAGGGAAAAAGATTGGATGGAAGGATATTGAAATTATTAGAACAAATGGACAACCCGAAGTTCTTCTTAACAAAAAAATAAGAGAAGAACTTCAGGTAAAGAAAGTCTTGCTTTCCTTTAGCCATAGCAGAGAATACGCGACTGCAGTGGCTATAGTCTTAGCCCAAGAAACGTTCAGCGTCTAG
- the nusA gene encoding transcription termination factor NusA, which yields MNKDLVAIFDYMEKEKGIQRATIVGAIESALKIAAKKTLRDDANVSVNVNSKTGDIEVFCEKEIVEECHNPSKEIPLDKAREYDPDCQVGQYMDVPFVSEHFGRIAAHAARQIIGQKLRHAERDVIYEEYRYRLNEIISGVIKRFSKGSNLIVDLGKVEALLPARFYPKTEKHKIGDKIYALLYEVQETETGGAEVILSRSHPEFVKQLFFQEVPELEEGSVEIVKIAREAGYRTKVAVTSSDPKIDPVGAFVGMRGSRVKNIIRELNDEKIDIVNYSPSVTELLQNLLYPIEIQKIAILEDDKVIAIVVHDTDYATVIGKRGINARLISQILEYELEVQRMSEYNKLLEIQRLQLAEFDNPRLDQPLDVEGISKLVIQNLEHAGYDTIRKVLLASANDLAAVPGISLELAYKILEQVSKYGEGKIDEKPKIED from the coding sequence ATGAATAAAGATCTTGTAGCTATTTTTGACTACATGGAGAAAGAAAAAGGCATTCAGCGTGCTACAATTGTAGGCGCCATTGAATCCGCCTTAAAAATTGCGGCTAAAAAAACGTTGCGAGACGATGCTAACGTTTCGGTGAATGTTAATTCCAAAACTGGAGACATTGAGGTCTTTTGTGAGAAGGAAATTGTAGAAGAGTGTCATAACCCAAGTAAGGAAATCCCTCTAGACAAGGCAAGAGAATATGATCCCGATTGTCAAGTTGGACAATATATGGATGTACCCTTTGTTTCTGAACATTTTGGGAGAATTGCGGCTCATGCTGCCAGACAAATTATTGGACAGAAGCTGCGGCATGCAGAGCGAGATGTTATCTACGAAGAATACCGCTATAGGTTAAACGAGATCATCTCTGGAGTGATTAAACGCTTTTCTAAGGGCTCTAATCTGATTGTTGATTTAGGGAAAGTCGAAGCTCTACTTCCTGCAAGGTTTTATCCTAAGACTGAAAAGCATAAAATTGGTGATAAAATCTACGCACTTCTGTATGAAGTTCAGGAGACTGAGACGGGAGGTGCAGAGGTTATTCTTAGTCGAAGTCACCCTGAGTTCGTCAAGCAATTATTTTTCCAAGAAGTTCCGGAATTAGAAGAAGGTTCGGTGGAAATTGTTAAAATTGCACGAGAGGCGGGTTATAGAACAAAGGTGGCTGTTACTTCGTCTGATCCTAAGATAGATCCTGTTGGCGCCTTTGTAGGAATGAGAGGTTCTCGAGTTAAGAATATTATTCGGGAATTAAATGATGAAAAAATAGACATTGTCAACTACTCTCCTTCTGTGACAGAGTTGTTGCAGAACCTTCTTTATCCTATAGAAATCCAAAAAATTGCGATCTTAGAGGATGACAAGGTTATAGCTATAGTTGTTCATGACACAGACTACGCTACGGTTATTGGTAAGCGTGGAATCAACGCTCGTCTCATCAGCCAAATTTTGGAATATGAACTCGAAGTTCAGCGTATGAGTGAGTACAATAAATTGTTGGAGATCCAGCGATTACAATTAGCAGAATTTGATAATCCAAGGTTGGATCAGCCTCTAGATGTAGAAGGCATCAGCAAGTTAGTGATTCAAAACCTTGAGCACGCAGGATACGACACTATCAGAAAAGTGTTGTTAGCTAGCGCCAACGATCTGGCTGCTGTTCCTGGAATCAGTTTAGAGCTTGCTTACAAGATCCTCGAGCAAGTCAGCAAATATGGAGAAGGCAAAATTGACGAAAAACCTAAAATTGAAGATTAA
- the trxB gene encoding thioredoxin-disulfide reductase, protein MTHSKVVIIGSGPAGYTAAIYAARALLHPVLFEGFFSGIAGGQLMTTTEVENFPGFSQGIFGQELMENMKSQAVRFGTHVIPKDITSVDFGVHPFVLISNEEKYTCDACIIATGASAKRLTIPGSGDDEFWQKGVTACAVCDGASPIFRNKELYVIGGGDSALEEAIFLTRYASRVYVVHRRDVLRASKVMIKKAQSNEKISFLWNSEIIKISGDNLVRSVDIVNNLTNEVETREAAGVFFAIGHQPNVSFLGGQLELDSHGYIVTEKGSTKTSIPGVFAAGDVQDKYYRQAITAAASGCMAALDAERFLG, encoded by the coding sequence ATGACTCACTCTAAAGTGGTAATTATCGGCTCTGGCCCTGCAGGTTATACTGCTGCGATTTATGCTGCAAGAGCACTTTTACATCCCGTTCTATTTGAGGGTTTTTTTTCTGGAATTGCCGGAGGACAATTGATGACTACTACTGAGGTAGAGAATTTTCCTGGGTTTTCTCAAGGAATCTTTGGCCAAGAATTAATGGAAAACATGAAATCTCAGGCCGTCCGTTTCGGAACGCATGTGATTCCCAAAGATATTACTTCGGTTGATTTTGGTGTACACCCTTTTGTACTTATATCTAACGAAGAAAAATATACCTGTGATGCTTGCATTATTGCTACAGGAGCTTCTGCCAAACGTTTAACAATTCCTGGATCTGGGGACGATGAATTTTGGCAAAAAGGTGTTACTGCCTGCGCTGTCTGTGATGGAGCTTCTCCCATTTTCAGAAATAAAGAGCTCTATGTGATTGGAGGGGGTGATTCCGCATTGGAGGAGGCAATATTTTTAACGAGATATGCTAGCCGAGTCTACGTTGTCCATAGACGGGATGTCTTAAGAGCTTCCAAAGTTATGATTAAAAAAGCCCAGTCTAATGAGAAGATTTCCTTCTTGTGGAACAGTGAGATTATAAAAATTTCAGGAGATAATTTGGTGCGTTCTGTTGATATCGTTAACAATCTGACAAATGAGGTGGAAACTCGAGAAGCTGCAGGAGTATTTTTTGCTATTGGTCACCAACCAAATGTTAGTTTTTTAGGTGGACAGTTAGAACTAGATTCTCATGGGTATATCGTTACGGAAAAGGGGAGTACAAAAACTTCAATTCCCGGAGTATTTGCTGCAGGAGACGTGCAGGATAAGTATTACAGACAAGCAATCACAGCAGCGGCTAGTGGGTGCATGGCAGCTCTAGACGCTGAACGTTTCTTGGGCTAA
- the yidC gene encoding membrane protein insertase YidC, with protein sequence MNKRSLLFVSLVGVAFMGCQLLFGYRDYSACKQLSEKQKTISAQILSSVESMGLSVAPWKKCSDEQYDKNHYAIRFGNSLLLLSRDKAENTVHFCNQAWSLIEETTTFGNIRVALYGDEVSSLPESGKIFLPNTQEGLPVLAVEFRNNQEPIVFFGEYKQGRLYNKDGAIYSTSLVFWRSGNEYVPLGIYDAREERLESLDLPITKVAMFGAEQLTTGQNQYFVLSNDYMQLVISQESGSIEGINLPFVTTSEKSIVNQIGFDKELVEQAPSEATFPGVSGELPGNKPTSNVIGGYYPLLRRGILSNHEKEVSSCYHALNIVSGRELTSLVSSGYRVISFDNQVLRLESLDGSIIKTYNLLNSQPYAFELEVNLTNQSDDLWITSGVPEVEIMSNAFVPSMKYYLTQNNKGRLDKAKLPKAKDPLYVRNNVYPHWVLNSNGYFGVILTPLSEIPSGYATSYISGASVPTRLSLIAPRNQAYPAIKYPGYEMLLPLQKGVAKHKFLIYAGPLAEPTLRLLDKAYTTSEGNSPGYLECITFRGFFTFITEPFAALLFIIMKFFKAISGSWGISIILLTVFLKFLLYPLNAWSIRSMRRMQILSPYIQEIQQKYKKEPKRAQMEIMSLYKTNKVNPITGCLPLIIQLPFLIAMFDLLKSSFLLRGASFIPGWIDNLTAPDVLFSWSTPIWLIGKEFHLLPILLGLVMFAQQKMSSAKKKNIVTDQQRQQEAMGTMMAVLFTVMFYNFPSGLNIYWLSSMLLGLIQQWVTNKVLDRKHVKDEVILNKRR encoded by the coding sequence ATGAATAAACGTTCATTGTTGTTTGTTTCGTTGGTTGGTGTAGCTTTCATGGGATGCCAATTGTTATTCGGTTATCGTGACTACAGTGCTTGTAAACAATTGTCAGAAAAACAGAAAACAATATCAGCTCAAATTCTTTCTTCTGTTGAGTCTATGGGATTGAGCGTAGCTCCTTGGAAAAAATGTTCTGACGAGCAGTATGATAAAAATCATTATGCTATTCGTTTTGGAAATAGTTTACTTCTCTTAAGTAGAGATAAGGCGGAGAATACAGTTCATTTTTGTAACCAAGCTTGGAGTTTGATTGAAGAAACGACAACTTTTGGTAATATTCGTGTCGCTTTGTATGGCGATGAAGTATCTAGTTTGCCAGAATCTGGAAAAATATTTCTTCCAAATACTCAAGAAGGACTACCGGTGTTGGCTGTTGAATTTCGTAATAATCAAGAGCCTATTGTTTTCTTCGGAGAATATAAACAGGGTAGGCTATACAATAAGGATGGTGCAATCTATAGTACCTCTTTAGTCTTTTGGCGTTCTGGAAATGAGTATGTGCCGTTGGGGATTTATGATGCCCGAGAAGAACGTTTAGAATCATTAGATTTGCCTATTACTAAAGTTGCTATGTTTGGAGCAGAGCAACTAACGACAGGACAAAATCAATACTTTGTTTTGTCCAATGATTATATGCAGCTAGTAATTTCTCAGGAAAGCGGTTCTATAGAAGGTATTAATTTACCTTTTGTTACTACGAGTGAAAAGAGTATTGTTAATCAGATAGGCTTCGATAAAGAACTTGTTGAACAAGCTCCTAGTGAAGCGACATTCCCTGGGGTTTCTGGAGAATTGCCTGGAAATAAGCCTACTTCTAATGTAATTGGTGGCTACTACCCCTTGCTGCGTAGAGGGATTTTATCAAATCATGAGAAAGAAGTTTCTTCCTGTTATCACGCGTTGAACATAGTTTCTGGTCGTGAATTGACATCCCTGGTTTCTTCTGGCTATAGAGTTATTAGTTTTGACAATCAAGTTCTTCGCTTAGAAAGCTTAGATGGTTCGATCATTAAGACTTATAATCTATTAAATTCACAACCATATGCTTTTGAGCTGGAAGTAAATCTAACGAATCAATCTGATGATTTATGGATTACTTCTGGGGTGCCTGAAGTGGAGATTATGTCTAATGCTTTTGTTCCGTCGATGAAGTATTATCTTACTCAAAACAACAAAGGTCGACTAGATAAGGCAAAATTACCTAAAGCAAAAGACCCCTTGTATGTCCGTAATAACGTTTATCCACATTGGGTTCTCAACTCTAATGGCTATTTTGGTGTTATTTTAACACCTCTTTCTGAAATTCCATCCGGCTATGCAACCTCTTATATTTCTGGGGCTTCTGTTCCTACTCGTTTGTCTTTGATCGCACCTAGAAATCAAGCTTATCCAGCTATTAAGTATCCAGGATATGAAATGCTTTTGCCGTTACAAAAAGGTGTAGCAAAACATAAGTTCCTTATCTATGCAGGTCCCTTAGCTGAGCCTACTTTACGTCTACTTGATAAGGCGTATACAACTTCTGAAGGCAATAGCCCTGGTTACTTAGAGTGTATTACATTTAGAGGCTTTTTTACTTTTATTACTGAGCCATTTGCAGCCTTGCTATTCATCATTATGAAATTTTTTAAAGCAATTTCCGGCTCATGGGGGATTTCTATTATTCTCCTGACTGTGTTTTTGAAGTTTCTTTTGTATCCCCTTAATGCTTGGTCCATTCGTTCTATGAGACGTATGCAAATATTGTCCCCATATATCCAAGAGATACAACAGAAATATAAAAAAGAGCCTAAGCGTGCGCAAATGGAAATTATGTCTTTATATAAGACCAATAAAGTCAATCCAATTACTGGTTGCCTGCCCTTAATTATACAATTACCATTTCTTATCGCGATGTTTGATCTATTAAAGTCCTCATTTTTACTTCGAGGAGCCTCTTTCATTCCAGGATGGATAGATAATCTGACAGCTCCTGATGTTCTTTTTTCTTGGAGTACTCCGATTTGGCTGATTGGTAAAGAGTTCCATTTATTGCCAATTCTTTTAGGGTTAGTAATGTTTGCTCAGCAAAAGATGAGTTCCGCAAAGAAAAAGAATATAGTAACTGATCAGCAACGTCAGCAGGAAGCTATGGGGACGATGATGGCTGTTTTGTTTACTGTTATGTTTTATAACTTTCCTTCGGGATTAAATATTTATTGGTTATCTTCAATGCTATTAGGTTTAATCCAGCAATGGGTCACTAATAAAGTTTTAGATCGAAAACACGTTAAAGATGAAGTGATTCTGAATAAAAGAAGATAG
- a CDS encoding prolipoprotein diacylglyceryl transferase, whose protein sequence is MCFLLSVIRWDYSKILYSSDKWHVNISWYGVCFAVGVLMAYAFGLRLASNVYEESKNYCCTKARFLEILENYGLYSLLFIIPGARIAYVLFYGGKFYFDHPWEIIKIWHGGLSSHGGIAGLLLWTIIFSYAYAKRIPILTFFFLTDLCASVFGYTAFLIRIGNFINQEIVGTPTSLPWGIIFSNPMQGIIGVPVHPVQLYEGVAYFILSTVLYVLSYNCIFRLGSGFATSIACMGVAIIRFFAEFLKTHQGNVVSEFSFLTIGQLLSIPLFLFGLCLGIFCLLFNRNRCS, encoded by the coding sequence ATGTGCTTTCTGTTATCCGTGATACGTTGGGACTACTCAAAAATTTTATACTCATCAGATAAGTGGCATGTTAATATATCTTGGTACGGTGTTTGTTTTGCAGTCGGTGTTTTGATGGCTTACGCTTTTGGTTTGCGTCTTGCCTCTAATGTTTATGAAGAATCTAAGAACTATTGTTGTACTAAGGCAAGGTTTCTAGAAATCTTGGAAAACTATGGTCTTTATTCCCTTCTTTTTATCATCCCTGGAGCAAGGATTGCCTATGTACTTTTTTATGGTGGTAAATTTTATTTTGATCACCCCTGGGAAATTATTAAAATTTGGCACGGTGGGTTGTCCAGTCATGGTGGAATAGCTGGGTTGCTTTTATGGACAATAATATTCAGCTATGCGTATGCAAAAAGAATTCCGATCCTCACATTTTTCTTCTTAACAGATTTGTGTGCATCTGTGTTTGGGTATACAGCTTTTTTGATTCGTATAGGGAATTTTATTAATCAAGAGATTGTTGGGACTCCTACATCGCTGCCTTGGGGGATAATTTTCTCCAATCCAATGCAGGGAATTATAGGGGTGCCTGTTCATCCTGTACAGTTATACGAAGGTGTGGCGTATTTTATATTATCAACGGTTCTGTATGTCTTAAGTTATAATTGCATATTTCGTCTTGGTTCTGGGTTCGCTACATCTATTGCTTGTATGGGAGTTGCTATAATTCGTTTTTTTGCAGAATTTTTGAAAACGCATCAGGGCAATGTGGTAAGCGAGTTTAGTTTCTTAACTATCGGTCAATTGCTTTCCATCCCTTTATTTCTTTTTGGGCTGTGTTTGGGCATATTCTGCCTGCTTTTTAACAGGAATAGATGTTCTTGA